A section of the Malania oleifera isolate guangnan ecotype guangnan chromosome 2, ASM2987363v1, whole genome shotgun sequence genome encodes:
- the LOC131148341 gene encoding NDR1/HIN1-like protein 1, which produces MAMTMPRKIDIHLNPGPPGGFHSPIIHGQQFQHLPRARNYDPYNLECYHQRQSYRRLTAAVLAFVFLVLFIIFLVWIILRAAKPAFVLQDVTVFAFNVSGPAALTSIMQATVLSRNPNARVGVYYDKLVLYVSYRNQQVTLSAGLPATYQGHKDVVIWSPVVSGANLPVAPQVAQSLVQDQMTGTVLVNIKVGGRVRWKVGTWVSLRYRLRVSCPAFISWGSKSTGIVMGDAIKYQMASRCSVDV; this is translated from the exons ATGGCCATGACCATGCCCAGAAAG aTAGATATCCACCTGAACCCCGGCCCGCCCGGCGGCTTCCACAGTCCCATCATTCACGGACAGCAATTCCAACACCTGCCGCGGGCGAGAAACTACGACCCATACAATCTCGAATGCTATCACCAGCGTCAATCCTACCGCCGCCTTACCGCGGCCGTCCTCGCCTTCGTCTTCCTCGTCCTCTTCATCATCTTCCTTGTATGGATCATCCTGCGTGCCGCCAAGCCTGCCTTCGTTCTCCAAGATGTCACTGTTTTCGCCTTCAATGTGTCGGGTCCCGCCGCCCTCACATCCATCATGCAGGCCACGGTGTTGTCCCGGAACCCGAACGCCCGGGTGGGAGTCTACTACGACAAGCTCGTCCTATACGTGTCTTACCGGAATCAGCAGGTCACGCTGTCAGCGGGGCTGCCGGCGACCTACCAGGGCCACAAGGACGTGGTGATCTGGTCGCCTGTCGTCTCCGGCGCCAACCTGCCAGTGGCGCCGCAGGTGGCGCAGTCGCTGGTGCAGGATCAGATGACGGGGACGGTGCTTGTGAATATAAAGGTGGGGGGACGGGTGAGGTGGAAGGTGGGGACTTGGGTGTCCCTCAGGTACCGGTTGAGGGTGAGCTGTCCGGCGTTCATCTCGTGGGGGAGCAAGAGTACTGGGATTGTGATGGGGGATGCCATTAAGTACCAGATGGCTTCAAGGTGCTCCGTCGACGTTTGA